TTCACAATACTTAGATGGATTGCTTATCCTAACATGTTGAAGAGTGACGTCTGGGCGAGGGAACATGGGCTACCAACACATCAgagcagcagctacagcacagaaAGAGAAGAGCTAATTCCAGCCTTAGCACCGGAAGAACAAGTAAACAAAAAACTATATCAGCAGCATATCCGAAAACTAGCATAAATAGGAATGATATTTGGAAACTTAATCCAATTCTAGAATATGTAGCACCTGCTTGGAATCCCTTAATGTTGAAACACATGGAAAATGTgagtgatccctcactgtctcattgcctggagaggtgGATATCTGGGAGGTTAAATACCCCGGAATTCCCACCTCtttagggctctgagtatggtgtagtggatacaagtgcgtacctgccatcttgatggccagggttcgagtctcttagtGGGCGTGTATGTctaaaagttctatacttcaaacttgtggtttaaAGCAAgtcattgcatatatatatatatatatatatatatatatatatatatatatatatatatatatatatatatatgtatatatatatatatatatatatatatatatatatatatatatatatatatatatatatatatatgtcacccgTGCACATAATGAGAAATATTACCAGGCAAGAAATCTCACATTACCTGTTATTCAAAAATTCTCTCTTATTTAAGGTTGGAAGGGAAGTATTCTCCTCCCATTCCTCTGCAGGATGGGCAAACTTGAACCATTAAGAGTTACTGCATTGAAAAAGTTCTGATTTTTCAAGTCTTGTGACAGCTATGATCTTTTGGACATATATTCAAGATTTCTTAAGAAAAGAAAATCGAATTGGTAATTAGATCGTTATCCTAAATTAAACTGCATCAATAATGCTGGTTATCTTTCTTTTCTTACTATTTAGCTGTAAGCTAAATAGTAAGTTATTTCAATAGTTAGCTGCTatttagctatatatatatatatatatatatatatatatatatatatatatatatatatatatatatatatatatatatatatatatatatatatatatagtaacagCAAAAATTACACCAGTAAATAACAGCAAAAATAAGAACAGTAAAAgcatgagcagcagcagcagaagtcgCGGTATTAGCCACAACAGCAcagtcagcaacaacagcaacagcacagtcagcaacaacagcaacagcacagtcagcaacaacagcaacagcacagtcagcaacaacagcaacagcacagtcagcaacaacagcaacagcacagtcagcaacaacagcaacagcaccgTCAGCAACAACACCGTCAGCAACAACAGCTACAGCACCGTCAGCAACAACAGCTACAGCACCGTCAGCAACAACAGCTACAGCACCGTCAGCAACAGCACCGTCAGCAACAACAGCTACAGCACCGTCAGCAACAACAGCTACAGCACCGTCAGCAACAGCACCGTcagcaacaagaacaacaacaccgtcAGCAACAGCACCGtcagcaacaacaactacaacaccgtcagcaacaacaactacaacaccgTCAGCAACAGCACCGTCAGCAACAACAGCTACAGCACCGTCAGCAACAGCACCGTCAGCAACAACAGCTACAGCACCGTCAGCAACAACAGCTACAGCACCGTCAGCAACAGCACCGTcagcaacaagaacaacaacaccgtcAGCAACAGCACCGtcagcaacaacaactacaacaccgTCAGCAACAGCACCGTCagcaacaacagctacaacaccgtcagcaacaacaactacaacaccgTCAGCAACAGCACCGTCAGCAACAACAGCTACAGCACCGTCAGCAACAGCACCGTCAGCAACAACAGCTACAGCACCGTCAGCAACAACAGCTACAGCACCGTCAGCAACAGCACCGTcagcaacaagaacaacaacaccgtcAGCAACAGCACCGtcagcaacaacaactacaacaccgTCAGCAACAGCACCGTCagcaacaacagctacaacaccgttagcagcaacaacaacaacaacatcggaCACCAGGCCGGGCCCCATCACCAACTTGAATTTTGACCACTCTTGACATCTTAAGGCCTCGAGCTGAGAGATAAGTGAGAAAGAGAAAAATATTTCTCACATGTAAGCTCGCCAGACTGGACAAATTGTGTTGTTGAATTTTCACCCTGAAACATGAGACAGAATCTGTCGAGTGTGATTCTGCCTCTCGAAAACCtgatgatgaataactctcaaggagaaaTGTTTTCCTTCAAGTACAAGCTTCATTTTTATAACATCTGGATTGTACTTCTCGACGTCGGTAATGTACCTGAAAGCAATAGCGCGATGCTTACAAGATATtgatattaaaaaaaatgttttctgaCTGCAAAAGTCACTCTATTACGTTTGATATTGCACGATGATATCAAGGTGAAAATTCGGCTTTACTGCAATTCTTTCTTCCCTTCCCATTATCCCTCTCTTTATCTTTTCCTTTCGCTGTATTAAAGTGAGAGTATTATTGAGAACAGAGCGACACATGCATAGAATGGGAAACTATACAAATTATATATTAGCATCGATATAATGGTGACATTTAAAAACACACATTTACTGTGAAATTTGAATATGAATATAATCTCTCTTCTTTCAATTAATGTATATCATGATGAAATCCGCTGGGATTTTTTTCGTTTGAGCTCTTTGAAGGTGTATTGGCGTGCGTTCCTAAACAGCTGTGTTTGTGGGAATTGAGTTTAGGTATTGAGccttgtgcgtgtgcgtgtgtgtgtgtgtgtgtgtgtgtgtgcgtgtgtgtgtgtgtgtgtgtgtgtgtgtgtgtgtgtgtgtgtgtgtgtgtgtgtgtgtgtgtgtctgtgtgcgtgtgtgtgtgtgtgcgtgtgtgtgtgtgtgtgtgtgtgtgtgtgtgtttgtgtgtgtgtgtgtgagtgtgtgtgatcaTGTCCTCCAGTTCCCTCGTATTCTCTAGTGTAGTGGATTCAAAGTCcatcagcctttccttgtaatttGAACCCTAGGTCTCGAGCCCAGTCTTTGTTGATTATCTTTGGACCTTCTCTTTTTAGGGATTTCTTTCAGGCGAGACTTCCATGCATAGACCCTTTCATTTTCCAGGGTCTCAGATAAGTTGTGTAAAGGGCCCGGAGGTCTCTTTTGTCTAAGTTTCTGTAAAGTAAATGGACGTTTTCTAGTTGGCCTTTGCTACTGACGCTGTTCTGCTTATATGTCCTTCAGGAATTTTATTTTGGCTTGTATCTAATCCTAGCTTTCTTCCTTTTCTGAAGCAGAAGTATATCTCCCTTGCATTCTATATTGTTGTATAGGTCTTGTGGAAAATTATGATTTCAGTGTTCCTATTTTCATAATTTTATATTTAGCTTGGTTGAATTCTATCAATAATGTTTCAGACCCTTCTTCAGGAGTGCATTAAGATTCTATTACAGGGAATAGCACTAACATCTTCACCTCTAAATTTTTTCCTTTGCAATATTTGGTATTTCCCTAAAAATATTCTATTGAAATCATACCAGTCTTGTCTTAAATTTGGATTCAAAATTGCAAGCAGATCAGATTTTGGCCATTCTTTGAGTTAGTCTGCTTTATTTGACAGTCCATTTGCATTCCTGTATTAGTTTTATTTGTTGTTCCTTTCTCTTgatgaggaaatgtatatgtttatctctcagaatggttagtaatatgtttattgtttgtgatgtgtgtatatatatgtataacacgatgtactgaacggggtgagaatagcttgagctacctcatccctttgtgtgtattttacatcaataaacttatttcaatttcaatttcaatatcaATTTCTCTGGATGAGCAGATTCCTGTTTTGGCATAGGGGTGCATATTGCTATTGGGTGAATGGgtagacagtgtgggtgtgtgtggaggtatgGGAGAGGAAATGTGGCGGTGGAGATTAAATGTCGGTGGGAcacgggggttggtgttggattaAGGGGGGTTAATGGAGAAGCTTGGCAACTGGAAGAGGGAGGATATGGCATTGAGTGATGAGTCCTGGGGGAGAATGTGCGAGGAAGGGGTGTGTGTGCATAGTTGACGATTGATAGCTGGCAATTGATGGGTGGAACGGGGGAATATGGTGTGTTGAAGATTTATTGGTAGCTATTGGTTGGTGAGGAGAAGGGGTAAGAAGTTGGCGTTGCTGGGTTGGGATGATGTTACATTTTCGACCTCTTGCCTTAATCTTTTTCTCTCAAAAACATCCAATTCTCTCCCTCAATTCCATTTTCTTGCTCGGccccttcgtgtgtgtgtgtgtgtgtgtgtgtgtgtgtgtgtgtgtgtgtgtgtgtgtgtgtgtgtgtgtgtgtactcacctaattgtgcttgcgggggttgagctctggatctttggtcccgcctctcaaccgtcaatcaacaggtgtgtaggttcctgagccaattgggctctatcatatctacacttgaaactgtgtatggagtcagcctccaccacatcacttcctaatgcattccatttgtcaaccacactgacactaaaaaagttctttctaatatctctgtggctcatttgggcactctgtttccacgtgtgtgtgtgtgtgtgtgtgtgtgtgtgtgtgtgtgtgtgtgtgtgtgtgtgtgtgtgtactcacctaattgtactcacctaattgtgcttgcgggggttgagctctggctctttggtcccgcctctcaaccgtcaatcaactggtgtacagattcctgagcctattgggctctatcatatctacatttgaaactgtgtatggagtcagcctccaccacatcacttcctaatgcattccatttactaactactctgacactgaaaaagttctttctaacgtctctgtggctcatttgggtactcagcttccacctgtgtccccttgttcgcgtcccaccagtgttgaatagttcatccttgtttacccggtcgattcccctgaggattttgtaggttgtgatcatgtccccccttactcttctgtcttccagtgtcgtgaggtgcatttcccgcagcctttcctcataactcatgcctcttagttctgggactagtctagtagcatacctttggactttttccagcttcgtcttgtgcttgacaaggtacgggctccatgctggggccgcatactccaggattggtcttacatatgtggtgtacaagattctgaatgattccttacacaggttcctgaacgccgttctgatgttagccagcctcgcatatgccgcagacgttattctctttatgtgggcttcaggagacaggtttggtgtgatatcaactcctagatctttctctctgtctgtttcattaagtacttcatctcctattctgtatcctgtgcctggcctcctgtttccactgcctagtttcattactttgcatttactcgggttgaacttcaacagccatttgttggaccattcactcagtctatccaggtcatcttgtagcctcctactatcatcctctgtttcaatcctcctcataatttttgcatcgtcggcaaacattgagaggaacgaatctataccctctgggagatcatttacatataccagaaacagtataggtccaaggactgacccctgcgggactccacttgtgacgtctcgccaatctgagacctcacccctcacacagactcgttgtctcctgttgcttaggtattcctctatccaccggagtaccttccctctcactccagcctgcatctccaactttcgcactagcctcttgtgtggcactgtatcaaaggctttctgacaatccaaaaatatgcagtctgcccacccttctctttcttgccttatttttgttgcctggtcgtagaattcaatgtagaattcacacacacacacacatgtgtgtgtgtgtgtgtgtgtgtgtgtgtgtgtgtgtgtgtgtggagcatggtTCTGCGTGTATGTTTGTATACCTGTAATTGTACTTGCAGGGCAGGTGAGGAATAGAGAATATTGAAAATTGGTGGAACTGAAGAGCAAGTCCAAATAAAGAGAAGACCGTGAAAAAAGAAATGATGGGAGGTGAGAAACATGAATGAAGAAAGGAAGACAGGTAAAGTAATTATGAAGAATATGTGGTACTTGGAAAACGAAAAAAAGGCACAACTTGAAtaaatatttaaaacaaaaaatatatagagAAAAAGACAGACAAAGAATGatagggtgagagggggggagaggacagAGGAGGTGGATGGTCAAAAACCACTTCAATCGCCCTGGTTACTGTGGGGGAGGAATAATTGGGTTGTCTCAGCCCAGAGGTAACCAAACTTGGCCAAAACTTTCACAGCTTCGTTGTCTTTATCTCTCAAGTTAGTGTGTCCGCCACCTGGGAGAGGTGTTGGAGCATAGCACTGAGAACTTTGCAGGAGTGTAGAGGGGTTTTGGGCTGAGTGTTGTGGAGGTTGCAGCAGGGAGGCAGAGGATGCAGGAGAAAAGCAGAGGCTACAGTAGGGAAGCAGAGGCTACagcagggaagcagaggctgcaggagggaagcagaggttgCAGGAGGGAATCAGAAACCTCAGATCGCCAGCTAgtaagatttattttttttctttcagaaggGTTGGTGGGAGGAAGCCCTGTATTTAGTACAAGTTTTCCATTCACGTATAATGTGCCAATATGTTTGGATTAGTATGAATTTGTTGAGTTATTTGTTATTTATACACGTGAATCACGATTCCAGAATTTGAATAACACATTACGAATTTTTTTGGGGGTTTAAATTATTACTGGTGGACAAGTCGGAGCCTTCAGATAGCGGAGTTTGGCATGTCTATGGCTCAGATGTACAGAAGAGGGGACAAGGAGTGACCATGTCACAGAAACAATGT
Above is a genomic segment from Procambarus clarkii isolate CNS0578487 chromosome 86, FALCON_Pclarkii_2.0, whole genome shotgun sequence containing:
- the LOC138358774 gene encoding putative cyclin-dependent serine/threonine-protein kinase DDB_G0272797/DDB_G0274007 → MLKSDVWAREHGLPTHQSSSYSTEREELIPALAPEEQPQQHSQQQQQQHSQQQQQQHSQQQQQQHSQQQQQQHSQQQQQQHSQQQQQQHRQQQHRQQQQLQHRQQQQLQHRQQQQLQHRQQQHRQQQQLQHRQQQQLQHRQQQHRQQQEQQHRQQQHRQQQQLQHRQQQQLQHRQQQHRQQQQLQHRQQQHRQQQQLQHRQQQQLQHRQQQHRQQQEQQHRQQQHRQQQQLQHRQQQHRQQQQLQHRQQQQLQHRQQQHRQQQQLQHRQQQHRQQQQLQHRQQQQLQHRQQQHRQQQEQQHRQQQHRQQQQLQHRQQQHRQQQQLQHR